In a single window of the Pyrococcus sp. NA2 genome:
- the rpl18a gene encoding 50S ribosomal protein L18Ae — protein sequence MEVKVFRVLGYFEKNGKKFKFTKEYRALKEEHVKELVYSDIGSKHKVKRRKIFIQEIKEIKPEEAEDIVVRRLSLEL from the coding sequence ATGGAGGTTAAGGTCTTCCGCGTCCTCGGTTACTTCGAGAAGAACGGAAAGAAGTTCAAGTTCACGAAGGAGTACAGGGCTTTAAAGGAAGAGCACGTAAAGGAGCTCGTCTATTCCGACATCGGAAGCAAGCACAAGGTTAAGAGGAGAAAGATATTCATCCAGGAGATCAAGGAGATAAAGCCTGAGGAAGCGGAAGACATAGTTGTCAGGAGGCTCAGCCTCGAACTCTAA
- a CDS encoding translation initiation factor IF-6: MHIERLDFENSPYLGVFGIATDKVVLIREGLQEKKLDVIREVLKVPVIEASIMKSRIIGTLAAGNSRAILVPWYVWDTEIERIKKAFQEYGIETEIVPFRTKYTALGNLILTNDKGALVSAKFSRQEAKEIGDILGVEVERGLIAGLNAVGSAGVVTNKGGLVHPETTDEELEWLSELFKVDVYVGTANMGVPYVGTCMLANSNGVVVGHLTTGPEIVKIEEALGFV; the protein is encoded by the coding sequence ATGCACATAGAGAGGCTCGACTTTGAGAACTCACCGTATTTAGGTGTATTTGGTATAGCAACGGATAAGGTAGTGTTAATTAGGGAAGGCCTCCAGGAAAAGAAACTAGATGTCATTAGAGAGGTGCTAAAGGTTCCAGTAATAGAAGCAAGCATAATGAAGTCCAGGATAATAGGAACGCTTGCTGCTGGGAATTCAAGGGCAATACTGGTTCCCTGGTACGTCTGGGATACTGAGATAGAGAGAATAAAGAAGGCGTTCCAGGAATATGGAATAGAGACCGAGATAGTGCCATTTAGAACAAAGTATACGGCCCTGGGGAATTTAATCCTAACTAACGATAAGGGAGCATTGGTTAGTGCAAAGTTCTCAAGACAGGAAGCTAAGGAGATAGGGGACATACTTGGTGTTGAGGTTGAAAGGGGCCTAATAGCTGGACTCAATGCCGTCGGGAGTGCTGGGGTAGTTACAAATAAAGGCGGATTGGTTCATCCGGAGACAACTGATGAGGAACTTGAATGGTTATCTGAGTTGTTTAAAGTTGATGTTTACGTCGGAACTGCTAACATGGGAGTCCCCTACGTTGGAACGTGTATGTTAGCCAACTCAAACGGTGTTGTTGTTGGACACTTAACCACTGGACCTGAGATAGTTAAGATTGAAGAGGCCTTAGGATTCGTGTGA
- a CDS encoding 50S ribosomal protein L39e produces the protein MARNKPLAKKLRLAKAMKQNRRVPVWVIVKTNRRVLTHPKRRHWRRTKLKE, from the coding sequence ATGGCGAGGAATAAACCTCTCGCCAAAAAGCTTAGGCTTGCAAAGGCCATGAAACAGAACAGAAGAGTTCCCGTTTGGGTTATAGTAAAAACGAATAGGAGAGTTTTGACACACCCCAAGAGGAGACACTGGAGAAGGACAAAACTTAAGGAGTGA
- a CDS encoding 50S ribosomal protein L31e produces MPIKPGEEVIFTIPIKKIKKIVPRWKRAPRAVKFVREFVARHAKAQEVIISTKVNEKIWERGIEKPPSKLRVKVKVQEEEREEGKVRVAYVDLA; encoded by the coding sequence ATGCCAATAAAGCCTGGAGAGGAAGTTATATTCACGATACCAATAAAGAAGATAAAGAAGATAGTGCCAAGATGGAAGAGAGCACCAAGGGCTGTTAAGTTCGTTAGGGAGTTCGTTGCAAGACATGCAAAAGCCCAGGAAGTGATAATAAGCACAAAGGTAAACGAGAAGATATGGGAGAGGGGAATTGAAAAGCCACCAAGCAAGCTAAGGGTTAAGGTCAAGGTTCAGGAGGAGGAGAGGGAGGAGGGTAAGGTCAGGGTAGCGTATGTTGACCTTGCCTGA
- the serK gene encoding L-serine kinase SerK, translated as MGVEKVPKYNIPIKKVEYVFIELDKMKPHEQLVQRELEDFIESVTGSGIFWKPMLLAKIPGTDEYLIVDGHHRWAGLQKLGAKKAPSVILDYFSDDVKVYTWYPAFKGDLNKVIERLKKEGLEVIEDPNAEEKAEKGEIAFALVGEKSFAIPGGLDEQKKVSKVLDEMDQAGEIELVYYGLKEDAKADMEKGEIDYVFIRKAPSKEEVMELVKRGEVFSPKTTRHVLPFIPDKIDVKLEDLF; from the coding sequence ATGGGCGTTGAGAAGGTTCCAAAATACAATATACCAATCAAGAAGGTTGAGTACGTCTTCATCGAGCTCGACAAGATGAAGCCCCATGAGCAGCTCGTTCAAAGGGAGCTTGAAGACTTCATAGAGAGCGTCACCGGCTCAGGTATCTTCTGGAAGCCAATGCTCCTAGCAAAGATCCCTGGAACTGATGAGTATCTCATCGTCGATGGCCACCATCGTTGGGCTGGCCTTCAGAAGCTCGGTGCAAAGAAGGCCCCCTCAGTTATACTTGACTACTTCAGCGATGATGTTAAGGTCTACACTTGGTACCCGGCATTCAAGGGGGATCTTAACAAGGTCATAGAGAGGCTCAAGAAAGAGGGTCTCGAGGTAATTGAGGATCCAAACGCCGAAGAAAAGGCTGAAAAGGGAGAAATAGCCTTTGCTCTAGTTGGAGAGAAGAGCTTTGCAATTCCAGGAGGTCTAGACGAGCAGAAGAAGGTCAGTAAAGTTTTAGACGAGATGGATCAAGCTGGAGAGATAGAGCTCGTCTACTATGGTCTAAAGGAGGATGCAAAGGCAGACATGGAGAAGGGTGAAATAGACTATGTCTTCATAAGGAAGGCTCCGAGCAAGGAGGAGGTAATGGAACTAGTGAAGAGGGGAGAGGTGTTCTCACCAAAGACAACAAGACACGTCCTGCCCTTCATTCCAGATAAGATAGACGTTAAGCTTGAGGACCTGTTCTAG
- the pfdA gene encoding prefoldin subunit alpha: MAQNNKELEKLAYEYQVLQAQAQLLAQNLELLNLARAEVQTVRETLENLKKVGEERPEILVPIGAGSFLKGMIIDKNNAIVSVGSGYAVERSIDDAIAFLEKRIKEYDEAIKKTQEALAEIEKRVGEVAKKAQEIQQKEAMSFKVKR, translated from the coding sequence ATGGCACAAAACAATAAGGAGTTGGAAAAGCTTGCTTACGAATATCAGGTTCTTCAGGCCCAGGCCCAACTTTTGGCTCAGAATCTTGAGCTACTAAACTTGGCTAGGGCCGAGGTTCAAACTGTAAGGGAAACCCTTGAGAATCTAAAGAAGGTTGGAGAAGAAAGGCCAGAGATTTTGGTTCCCATAGGGGCAGGTTCCTTCCTTAAGGGCATGATCATAGATAAGAATAACGCAATAGTAAGCGTTGGATCAGGCTATGCCGTTGAGAGGAGCATTGACGATGCAATAGCATTCCTTGAGAAGAGAATCAAGGAGTACGACGAAGCGATAAAGAAGACCCAGGAGGCTTTGGCAGAGATAGAGAAGAGGGTTGGAGAAGTAGCAAAGAAGGCTCAGGAAATACAGCAAAAGGAAGCCATGAGCTTCAAGGTTAAGAGGTGA